The following are from one region of the Silene latifolia isolate original U9 population chromosome 9, ASM4854445v1, whole genome shotgun sequence genome:
- the LOC141599989 gene encoding uncharacterized protein LOC141599989, whose product MTLVRHMRNIPSTEQSEFKEASARNKINRKGGDKDAEVEPTHYGGSQSFHDRVVLDTKKNKGKVPTIVDLFVDTHAKKTSKGKLILAKEKDQQLYEQFLVRRKNNPEIDDNELWFDLVEGFQRGDVYGAGSAKEIFYPPTRRRGSISSQQQPYTPSVVSVLQAQLAARERQDAERERRDAERDEEIRRMKEEMDRMNSFFANCNTGWRPQPKERS is encoded by the exons atgacattg GTTCGTCATATGAGGAATATACCAAGTACCGAGCAGTCCGAGTTCAAGGAAGCATCGGCCCGGAACAAGATCAACAGGAAAGGAGGAGATAAGGACGCGGAAGTTGAGCCTACTCATTATGGAGGGTCTCAATCTTTTCATGATCGTGTGGTGTTAGAT accaagaagaataagggcaaggtacccacgattgttgatctctttgttgacactcacgcaaagaagacaagcaagggcaagttgatcttggcgaaggaaaaagatcaacagttatat gaacaattccttgtccgtaggaagaacaacccggaaattgatgacaatgagctatggtttgatcttgttgaggggttccaaagaggagatgtgtatggagccgggtcggcaaaggagattttctaccctcctacaagaagaagagggtcaatttcctcccaacaacaaccttataccccaagtgtcgtaagtgtgctccaagctcaattagccgccagggagaggcaggatgccgagagggagaggcgggatgccgagagagatgaagaaattcggaggatgaaggaggaaatggaccggatgaactccttcttcgccaattgcaacactgggtggcgcccgcaaccaaaggagagatcctaa